A genomic stretch from Dyella sp. M7H15-1 includes:
- a CDS encoding RHS repeat-associated core domain-containing protein, translating into MLYLDGIPVANLDTQGTATSVAYVTADQLSTPRAVADSSGNSIWTWAYQGNAWAEQAPTSNGYTYNFRFPGQYFDAETGLVYNGARYYDPASGRFPQADPAGLRGGINPYVYGLNDPLTYIDPSGLSPPGAPPPIGPFPPEDPGQLPGASDIPGGLPGGPWTPAGPGQLPGDFYGPAQPKGGRAMCRWVPEGNNGEPPYWKTKAPGQKGWDRWNLNGNWQPPEQAHPGNPPPAEPPVEPTPPAEPPVTEPPVTEPPVIEPPIIDPIIP; encoded by the coding sequence ATGCTCTACCTTGATGGTATTCCGGTGGCGAACCTTGACACGCAGGGAACGGCCACGTCGGTCGCCTACGTCACGGCAGATCAGCTGAGCACGCCGCGAGCCGTCGCCGATAGCAGCGGCAACTCGATATGGACATGGGCCTATCAAGGGAATGCCTGGGCTGAACAAGCACCCACAAGCAATGGCTATACGTATAACTTTCGCTTCCCGGGGCAGTACTTTGATGCCGAGACGGGCCTGGTTTACAACGGTGCGCGCTATTACGACCCGGCATCGGGACGCTTCCCGCAAGCTGATCCGGCTGGACTCCGCGGTGGCATCAATCCGTATGTTTACGGCCTCAACGATCCGCTGACGTATATCGACCCATCAGGGCTGTCGCCCCCAGGCGCACCGCCGCCGATCGGGCCGTTTCCGCCGGAAGATCCCGGACAACTTCCTGGTGCATCAGATATCCCGGGTGGTCTTCCTGGTGGGCCATGGACACCAGCAGGGCCGGGTCAGTTACCGGGTGATTTCTATGGTCCAGCTCAACCGAAGGGTGGGAGGGCGATGTGCAGGTGGGTGCCTGAAGGTAATAATGGCGAGCCGCCCTATTGGAAAACAAAGGCACCAGGCCAGAAGGGTTGGGATCGTTGGAACTTGAATGGAAATTGGCAACCGCCAGAACAGGCACATCCTGGAAATCCGCCACCAGCGGAGCCGCCTGTTGAGCCTACGCCGCCTGCCGAACCGCCAGTCACAGAACCCCCGGTTACTGAGCCGCCGGTGATAGAACCGCCTATTATTGATCCGATCATTCCATGA
- a CDS encoding IS5 family transposase (programmed frameshift), with translation MESSVTAAYRRHDISDEKWGLLEPHLPGQAGRWGRVAKDNRQFINAVFWILRTGAPWRDLPPEYGDWKNTHRRFCRWRDNGTWEGLLERVMDEPDFEWLMIDASHCKVHPHAAGARGGNQGIGPHKRGRNTKIHLAVDAHGMPVRILVTEGTRADCSQAAELIKDIPAEHLMADKGYDSDAIVEQAHEQGMQAHIPPRKNRKEPRDYDTYLYRHRHLVENAFLYLKQWRGVATRYAKNLSSFLAAVQIRCLVMWLRIL, from the exons ATGGAATCCTCTGTGACTGCAGCCTATCGACGCCATGACATCTCCGATGAAAAATGGGGTTTGCTTGAACCCCATTTGCCGGGTCAAGCGGGCCGATGGGGGCGTGTAGCCAAAGATAATCGGCAATTCATCAACGCAGTGTTCTGGATACTTCGCACCGGAGCGCCGTGGCGAGATTTACCACCCGAGTACGGCGATTGGAAGAATACCCATCGGCGCTTTTGTCGCTGGCGCGATAACGGCACATGGGAAGGTCTGTTGGAACGTGTGATGGATGAGCCGGACTTTGAGTGGCTGATGATCGATGCCAGTCACTGCAAGGTTCATCCTCATGCAGCGGGAGCTCGTGGCGGCAATCAGGGCATAGGTC CTCACAAAAGGGGGCGCAACACCAAGATACATTTGGCCGTGGATGCGCATGGTATGCCAGTCCGAATTCTTGTTACAGAGGGTACCCGGGCAGATTGTTCGCAGGCCGCGGAACTGATCAAAGACATTCCTGCTGAGCATCTCATGGCCGACAAAGGTTATGACAGTGATGCCATTGTTGAGCAGGCTCATGAGCAAGGCATGCAGGCGCATATTCCGCCACGTAAAAACCGAAAAGAGCCGCGCGACTACGACACGTACCTGTATCGTCATCGCCACCTGGTTGAGAATGCGTTTTTGTACCTGAAACAGTGGCGTGGTGTGGCGACACGCTACGCGAAGAATCTGTCCTCTTTCCTTGCCGCTGTGCAAATTCGCTGCCTCGTCATGTGGCTCAGAATCTTATGA
- a CDS encoding pyridoxine 5'-phosphate synthase, which translates to MTLLSVNLNKIAVLRNSRGGQEPDISRATVTCIEAGCGGITVHPRPDMRHVRPDDVRTLAALLRGRVEYNIEGNPLAAPRGNYPGLMVLAREVRPTQVTLVPDSDGQITSNHGFDLANDTERLRPLVAELRELGCRVSLFVDPGAKGFEHAAAMGVQRVEIYTGPYAQAFEEGDAGEQLALCVDTARRAQQAGLAVNAGHDLNQANLGTLRVAIPGLAEVSIGHALIGEALYEGLANTVRNYLQILR; encoded by the coding sequence ATGACCTTGCTTAGCGTCAATCTCAACAAGATCGCCGTGTTGCGCAATTCGCGTGGTGGCCAGGAACCTGATATTTCACGTGCTACCGTCACTTGTATCGAAGCCGGTTGCGGCGGGATTACCGTTCACCCGCGCCCTGACATGCGGCACGTACGGCCTGATGACGTGCGAACCTTGGCCGCTCTACTGCGCGGACGCGTTGAATACAACATAGAAGGCAATCCGTTGGCAGCGCCACGCGGCAATTACCCGGGTCTGATGGTGCTCGCGCGCGAAGTGCGCCCAACGCAAGTGACCCTGGTACCGGACAGTGATGGGCAGATCACGTCTAACCATGGATTCGATCTCGCCAATGACACCGAGCGACTGCGTCCCTTGGTTGCGGAACTCCGCGAGCTTGGCTGTCGCGTAAGCCTGTTTGTCGATCCCGGAGCGAAGGGTTTTGAGCATGCTGCCGCCATGGGTGTGCAACGCGTGGAAATTTACACCGGGCCTTATGCACAAGCTTTTGAGGAAGGCGATGCGGGCGAGCAGCTTGCTCTGTGCGTAGATACCGCGCGTCGTGCGCAACAAGCTGGTCTGGCTGTCAATGCCGGGCATGATCTTAATCAAGCAAATCTCGGCACTTTACGTGTGGCTATCCCCGGTCTTGCCGAAGTATCTATTGGCCATGCCTTGATCGGTGAAGCACTTTACGAAGGCTTGGCTAATACCGTGCGCAACTATCTGCAAATTTTGCGCTGA
- a CDS encoding DUF6531 domain-containing protein yields the protein MNTTHTVNSNHGFPMDRTLRNLTSASFDFVCHVECVLDLGWHTLCKNRPTVFSKTTRRPTLWSIVSRYAMVCLLLCLLGVALNARADHAPINYFASTNYNQDPSTQRYPSAVAALEAGWPWYAQQSACGTHPIFPVFLGNARMRHAADYSDGDFWEPYSEHRLCSSGEISNPPSYTLDNITEQWSSCTSPPAPAYRYPGISCPSPTGTDIQKSRGKSDCSCGDPIDVGSGNVYETKTEYQGSGPFPLELTWTYNSTGNSGSTSQTEMVLGTHRSLNYLRTVRAYSMPGTTFVSAYVTRPDGKTYIADYANGVWTLDADVDGSLTSTQDSNGNFIGFTYLNEKGETETYDASGNLLSMADRNGFTQTVTRNSAGQIASVQDARGRTLTFAYDLYVW from the coding sequence ATGAATACCACGCACACCGTAAATTCGAACCATGGGTTCCCGATGGATCGTACATTGCGCAACCTAACCTCGGCTAGTTTCGATTTTGTATGTCACGTTGAGTGCGTGCTCGATCTAGGTTGGCATACTCTTTGTAAGAATAGACCCACCGTTTTTAGTAAAACGACAAGGCGGCCAACGCTTTGGTCGATAGTGAGCCGTTATGCGATGGTTTGTTTGCTGCTATGCCTGTTGGGTGTGGCGCTAAACGCGCGTGCGGATCACGCTCCCATCAACTATTTCGCCAGCACCAATTACAATCAAGATCCGTCGACCCAGCGTTATCCTTCTGCAGTAGCAGCGCTTGAGGCAGGCTGGCCTTGGTATGCGCAGCAAAGCGCATGCGGAACACACCCCATTTTTCCCGTTTTTCTGGGGAATGCGCGAATGAGGCATGCCGCGGACTACTCTGATGGGGATTTTTGGGAACCTTATTCCGAGCACCGATTGTGTAGTTCCGGTGAGATATCAAACCCACCGTCCTACACCCTGGACAATATCACCGAGCAATGGTCTTCCTGTACTTCGCCGCCAGCACCTGCCTACCGTTATCCTGGGATCTCTTGTCCTTCTCCGACGGGCACTGACATTCAAAAGTCACGTGGAAAGTCGGATTGCTCGTGTGGCGACCCTATTGACGTCGGCAGCGGGAATGTCTACGAGACTAAAACGGAATACCAAGGAAGCGGTCCATTCCCCTTGGAGTTGACGTGGACCTATAACAGCACAGGGAATAGCGGCTCTACATCACAAACTGAAATGGTGCTCGGCACCCATAGATCGCTGAACTATTTACGAACCGTGCGGGCATACAGCATGCCTGGCACAACCTTTGTCTCAGCCTACGTGACACGACCCGACGGCAAAACCTATATCGCGGACTACGCGAATGGTGTGTGGACGTTGGACGCAGATGTTGACGGCTCGCTCACATCCACGCAGGACAGCAATGGCAATTTTATTGGTTTCACTTATTTGAATGAGAAAGGTGAAACCGAGACCTACGATGCATCCGGAAATTTACTGTCGATGGCAGATCGAAACGGCTTTACGCAAACAGTGACGCGTAATAGTGCGGGTCAAATCGCCAGCGTGCAGGATGCACGAGGACGCACGCTTACGTTTGCCTATGACTTATACGTTTGGTAG
- the acs gene encoding acetate--CoA ligase: MSKVYPVDPAFAAKAHLRKADYERLYAESVKDPEGFWGRIGERLEWSKKPTKIRDVSYDPKDLHIRWYEDGLLNVSANCLDRHLTERGDKTAIIFEGDDPNDSRRISYRELHAEVCKFANTLKHLGVNKGDRVAIYLPMIPEASVAMLACARIGAIHSVVFGGFSPDSLASRIADSTAKVVITADEGMRGGKKIPLKANVDVALARPGTHSVETVIMVRRTGAAVPIQSPRDRYYHVLMEGQLVDCPPEPVDAEHPLFILYTSGSTGKPKGVLHTSGGYLVYASFTHEMVFDLREEDVYWCTADVGWVTGHSYVVYGPLANGATTVMFDGVPNYPDFSRFWQVVDKHKVSLFYTAPTAIRALMREGEAPVKKCSRASLRLLGSVGEPINPEAWEWYHRVVGDARCPIVDTWWQTETGGILITPLAGAIDAKPGSATLPFFGVKPAVVDAGGSVLDGACEGNLLITDSWPGQMRTVYGDHERFIDTYFRAYPGNYFTGDGVRRDEDGYYWITGRVDDVINVSGHRIGTAEVESALVAHPKVAEAAVVGCPHEIKGQGIYAYVTLVAGEQGSDALRKELIAWVRKEIGPIATPDYLQWAPGLPKTRSGKIMRRILRKIGENQSDQLGDISTLADPGVVKNLIDERLIR, translated from the coding sequence ATGTCAAAGGTCTATCCAGTCGATCCCGCATTTGCCGCCAAGGCGCATCTTCGTAAGGCGGACTACGAACGTTTGTATGCCGAGTCGGTCAAGGATCCCGAAGGTTTCTGGGGTCGCATCGGCGAAAGACTGGAATGGTCGAAAAAACCCACCAAGATCCGCGACGTTTCCTACGATCCGAAAGATCTGCACATCCGCTGGTACGAAGATGGTCTGCTGAATGTCTCGGCCAACTGCCTCGATCGTCACCTTACCGAGCGCGGGGACAAGACGGCTATTATCTTCGAAGGCGACGATCCGAACGATTCGCGCCGTATCAGCTATCGCGAGTTGCACGCTGAAGTTTGCAAGTTCGCTAACACACTCAAGCATCTTGGCGTCAACAAGGGGGATCGCGTAGCGATCTATCTGCCCATGATTCCGGAGGCCTCGGTTGCGATGCTGGCTTGCGCGCGCATTGGCGCGATTCACTCGGTGGTGTTCGGCGGCTTTTCGCCCGATTCGCTCGCCAGCCGCATCGCCGATTCCACCGCCAAAGTGGTGATTACGGCCGACGAGGGCATGCGTGGTGGCAAGAAGATTCCCCTGAAAGCGAATGTCGACGTTGCCCTAGCGCGACCGGGTACTCACAGCGTGGAAACGGTGATCATGGTACGCCGCACCGGGGCTGCGGTACCGATACAGTCGCCCCGCGATCGGTATTACCACGTACTGATGGAAGGGCAATTAGTCGACTGTCCGCCTGAGCCGGTGGACGCCGAACATCCTCTCTTCATTCTTTACACGTCCGGTTCAACTGGTAAGCCGAAGGGCGTGCTGCATACGTCGGGTGGTTACCTTGTCTACGCCAGCTTTACCCATGAGATGGTGTTCGACCTGCGTGAGGAAGATGTCTACTGGTGCACGGCCGATGTGGGCTGGGTGACTGGACACAGCTATGTGGTGTATGGCCCACTCGCCAATGGCGCCACCACGGTGATGTTCGACGGCGTGCCGAATTATCCAGATTTCAGCCGTTTCTGGCAGGTGGTCGACAAGCACAAGGTCAGCCTCTTCTACACCGCGCCCACCGCTATCCGTGCCTTGATGCGTGAGGGTGAAGCGCCGGTGAAGAAATGTTCGCGTGCCAGTTTGCGCCTGCTTGGTTCGGTGGGCGAACCCATCAACCCGGAAGCCTGGGAGTGGTATCACCGCGTAGTCGGTGACGCGCGTTGTCCTATTGTCGATACCTGGTGGCAAACGGAAACCGGGGGCATCCTGATTACGCCACTGGCGGGCGCCATCGATGCCAAACCGGGTTCGGCGACCTTGCCGTTTTTTGGCGTAAAGCCTGCGGTGGTCGACGCGGGCGGGTCCGTGCTGGATGGTGCTTGCGAAGGCAATTTGCTGATCACTGATTCGTGGCCGGGCCAGATGCGTACCGTTTACGGTGACCATGAGCGTTTCATCGACACCTACTTCAGGGCCTATCCGGGCAACTATTTCACTGGCGACGGCGTACGTCGTGACGAAGATGGTTATTACTGGATTACCGGCCGCGTGGATGACGTGATCAACGTTTCCGGTCACCGCATCGGCACTGCTGAAGTGGAGAGTGCACTGGTGGCTCATCCGAAGGTGGCCGAGGCAGCAGTCGTCGGTTGCCCGCATGAGATCAAGGGACAGGGCATTTATGCCTATGTCACGCTGGTGGCCGGGGAGCAGGGCAGCGACGCATTGCGCAAGGAGCTGATTGCCTGGGTGCGCAAGGAAATCGGGCCAATCGCCACACCCGATTACTTGCAATGGGCTCCGGGGCTGCCCAAAACACGATCCGGCAAGATCATGCGCCGTATCCTGCGCAAGATCGGCGAGAATCAGTCTGATCAGCTCGGCGACATTTCAACGCTGGCTGATCCGGGCGTAGTGAAGAATCTGATCGATGAGCGCCTGATTCGCTGA
- a CDS encoding 4'-phosphopantetheinyl transferase superfamily protein, with protein MHTSLGHDVASIASNLGDGGIHIWLIDYHRSQQRRPLQALLGVYLSLPAEAVILIDGEHGRPDLAPPWNQVLQFNWSHSVDKAIIAITRHVAPGIDIECIRPRPRAMQLAERFFHPEEVAALQALDKHRREIAFLQLWTSKEAVLKALGRGVTFGLHRLHLSVASESPDLLWLDGDDATQWQLHCLKIDCDHVASLAWRGPSLAVDIWTLAENG; from the coding sequence ATGCACACCTCTCTCGGCCATGATGTCGCCAGCATTGCTTCCAACCTAGGCGACGGCGGCATACATATCTGGTTGATCGACTATCACCGATCCCAGCAGCGTCGGCCGCTGCAAGCGTTGCTGGGTGTGTATCTAAGCCTGCCTGCCGAGGCTGTCATTCTGATCGATGGCGAACATGGGCGACCGGACCTCGCGCCACCATGGAACCAGGTTTTGCAGTTCAATTGGTCGCATAGCGTGGATAAGGCCATTATTGCCATTACTCGTCATGTCGCACCGGGTATCGATATTGAGTGTATCCGGCCAAGACCTCGGGCCATGCAATTAGCCGAGAGGTTTTTCCACCCTGAGGAAGTAGCAGCACTGCAGGCGCTAGACAAGCACCGGCGTGAGATCGCCTTTCTGCAGCTCTGGACCAGCAAGGAAGCGGTACTTAAAGCGCTGGGACGAGGCGTGACCTTTGGCCTGCATCGATTGCACTTGAGTGTTGCATCCGAGTCGCCCGATCTGCTCTGGCTGGACGGTGATGACGCCACACAGTGGCAGCTCCATTGCCTGAAGATCGACTGTGATCATGTTGCCAGCCTAGCTTGGCGCGGCCCATCACTGGCTGTGGACATCTGGACACTTGCCGAGAACGGCTGA
- a CDS encoding energy transducer TonB yields MASSNEDTGAKPFSWGRTWALAVAIALHAFAFLILIAPMAPPKTAEVQKEKVVQVNFLEPPPPPPPPPPPPPEPPKQPPPKIIKQVVPPPTPPPPAPPPAVEEASTNAVASPPPAPPAPPAPPADIQAGQDISYNSRLQPKYPPQAIRQRHEGTVTLLILVSEDGTPKDIKVDQSSGFRELDRAAIEAAQKWRFNPEIKNGKKVEGYVRVPVNFNLNQL; encoded by the coding sequence ATGGCCTCAAGTAACGAAGATACCGGCGCTAAACCGTTCAGTTGGGGGCGCACATGGGCGCTGGCGGTAGCCATCGCGCTGCATGCGTTTGCTTTCCTGATACTGATCGCGCCGATGGCGCCTCCGAAAACGGCGGAAGTTCAGAAAGAAAAGGTCGTGCAGGTGAACTTCCTCGAGCCACCACCACCACCACCACCACCACCGCCGCCGCCGCCAGAACCACCAAAGCAGCCGCCGCCGAAGATCATCAAGCAGGTGGTCCCGCCGCCAACTCCGCCACCGCCGGCACCGCCGCCGGCGGTGGAAGAAGCTTCGACCAATGCTGTGGCTTCGCCGCCGCCGGCACCGCCTGCTCCGCCGGCACCGCCGGCGGATATCCAGGCTGGCCAGGACATCAGCTACAACAGTCGTCTCCAGCCGAAGTATCCGCCGCAGGCTATTCGCCAGCGGCATGAAGGCACGGTGACTCTGCTAATCCTCGTGTCCGAGGATGGCACGCCGAAGGACATCAAGGTCGACCAGTCCAGTGGCTTCCGCGAGCTTGATCGTGCGGCGATTGAAGCGGCTCAGAAGTGGCGTTTCAATCCAGAAATCAAAAACGGTAAAAAGGTTGAGGGATACGTACGCGTGCCTGTCAACTTCAATCTCAACCAGCTGTAA
- a CDS encoding biopolymer transporter ExbD yields the protein MAMSSGNESGSPMSEINVTPLVDVMLVLLIIFMITAPLMSHRIRVDLPTANPKTTDTPPLTPPMDLAIKEDGNMFLNDDSNPITDTELKSKFAVFAAMSPQPELQIRAAKDTEFKIVRKVLGEAKDSGMVHVGFMTTGKE from the coding sequence ATGGCGATGAGCTCCGGAAACGAGTCCGGCTCGCCGATGTCGGAAATCAACGTCACGCCGCTGGTCGACGTGATGCTGGTGCTGTTGATCATCTTTATGATCACAGCACCGCTGATGTCGCACCGGATCAGGGTGGATCTACCGACGGCAAATCCGAAAACCACGGATACGCCGCCGTTGACTCCGCCGATGGATTTGGCCATTAAGGAAGATGGCAACATGTTCCTCAATGACGATTCGAACCCGATCACCGATACCGAATTGAAGTCGAAATTCGCGGTGTTCGCGGCGATGTCACCACAGCCAGAACTGCAGATTCGTGCAGCCAAGGACACGGAGTTCAAGATCGTCCGGAAGGTTCTGGGCGAAGCGAAGGATTCGGGCATGGTGCACGTCGGCTTCATGACCACCGGTAAGGAGTGA
- a CDS encoding MotA/TolQ/ExbB proton channel family protein: MFQQTPASDAAPALGGNANAMAMQQMGFHDLLHNFDFLGWIVFVVLVVMSFSSWYFIIANAIRNSMVRGRADGVINGFWSNNSTQDAIRELEAQPKGEPFSKIALDAASAVAHHQQASAGGGRLAESLSRSEFIDRALRQAVARESLRLEGGMTLLATVGSSAPFIGLLGTVWGIYHALIRIAASGNASMEAVAGPVGEALIMTAFGLFTAIPAVLAYNFFTRSNRLTYARFDEFAHDLHDFFATGARVEGVAPTQK; the protein is encoded by the coding sequence ATGTTCCAACAGACTCCTGCTTCCGATGCCGCTCCGGCTCTGGGTGGCAACGCCAATGCGATGGCCATGCAACAAATGGGTTTCCACGACCTGCTCCACAACTTCGATTTTCTGGGGTGGATCGTATTCGTGGTGCTCGTGGTGATGTCGTTCTCTTCGTGGTACTTCATCATCGCCAATGCCATCCGTAATTCAATGGTCCGCGGTCGCGCTGATGGCGTGATCAACGGCTTCTGGTCCAATAACTCCACCCAGGATGCTATCCGTGAGTTGGAAGCCCAACCCAAGGGCGAACCCTTCTCGAAGATCGCTCTGGATGCTGCCTCCGCCGTGGCTCACCACCAGCAGGCTTCCGCTGGCGGCGGTCGTCTTGCGGAATCGCTGAGCCGTTCGGAATTCATCGACCGTGCCCTGCGTCAGGCCGTTGCTCGTGAGAGCCTGCGTTTGGAAGGTGGCATGACTCTGCTTGCCACCGTCGGTTCGTCGGCACCGTTTATCGGTCTGCTCGGTACGGTGTGGGGCATTTACCACGCGCTGATCCGCATTGCCGCGTCCGGTAATGCTTCAATGGAAGCCGTGGCGGGCCCCGTGGGTGAAGCGCTGATCATGACCGCCTTCGGTCTGTTTACCGCTATCCCGGCCGTGCTTGCCTACAACTTCTTCACCCGTTCCAACCGCCTGACCTATGCCCGCTTCGATGAATTCGCGCATGACCTGCACGACTTCTTCGCCACCGGCGCACGCGTCGAAGGCGTCGCTCCGACTCAGAAGTGA
- a CDS encoding biopolymer transporter ExbD → MAFSMGGGKGPMADINVTPLVDVMLVLLIIFMITAPIMTHKVKIDLPQPNPNIIPPTNPPEPVHLKIDQSGAFYWNDTPVDEPQLKTQIAVIATKSEADQPEVQIDAADQVPYQVVARVLADAKSYGLNKIGFTDSSGQ, encoded by the coding sequence ATGGCATTTAGTATGGGTGGTGGCAAGGGCCCCATGGCCGACATCAACGTCACACCGTTGGTTGACGTGATGCTGGTGTTGTTGATCATCTTCATGATCACGGCACCGATCATGACTCACAAGGTCAAGATCGATCTGCCGCAGCCGAATCCGAACATCATTCCTCCGACTAACCCGCCGGAACCGGTTCACCTGAAGATCGACCAATCCGGCGCGTTCTATTGGAACGACACTCCGGTGGATGAGCCGCAGTTGAAGACTCAGATCGCAGTTATTGCAACCAAGAGCGAAGCGGATCAGCCGGAAGTGCAGATCGATGCGGCCGATCAGGTGCCATATCAGGTGGTTGCTCGCGTTCTGGCCGATGCGAAGAGCTACGGCTTGAACAAGATCGGCTTCACTGATAGCAGCGGACAGTAA
- a CDS encoding RHS repeat protein — MTYTFGSNGRVATATDGLGNITAFSYDNANLLSQRVDAQGASTQRTTTLLWNDALRLPLTRSVANASGTVISSTQWVYHTTGQTLARCDIDPTNSAASGYSCSTTGTVPAGVRRSTYTYCTAVDTVQCPLVGLLLTATGPRTDLTQTTTYRYYMTGSATNCGTPGAACYQAGDLHTVTDALGHVTTLASYDADGRITRITDANGVNTDMTYTPRGWLASRTVGGATTSFTYMPYGAVQTVTDPDGVTTTYGYDTAHRLTKITDALGNTIQYTLDAAGNQTAEQVHDATGTLHKSLTRSFNTLGQLTTVMDGLHHTIFDASAGTSYDANGNLVQNSDGLGIQRQQGYDALNRLVQTIDNYNGSDTTTQNTTTAYHYDSLDRLTQVTDPSGLNTTYHYDGLSDETTLTSPDTGVTAKTYDAAGNVLTATDANGNTVTYTYDANDRRLSASYADSTQNISYAYDEPNSVTGCTTSYPIGHLTRVIESAVTTAYCYNAQGYVIQKSQTVDGHTDVTGYIRSPGGKLLSITHPSGNQVSYSYDADGHISGVTATTANGTTTLVSNVTYLPFGPISGYTLGNGQTITRSYDANYRLTDLVGPAFTLHVARDAMGHITATGNSPGANPATETYSYDPLYRLTAITEADGSTLESVTYNPTGDRLSKTGSGLATGAYSYNPNTHQLIGTGNAARTVDANGNTTAINQAGSTYGFGYNARNRMALAQLNQSTVANYAYNADGERVAKTAAGTTERYSYNEDSQLLNEYGTTNRDYV; from the coding sequence ATGACTTATACGTTTGGTAGCAACGGCAGAGTTGCAACGGCCACTGACGGTCTAGGCAATATTACGGCGTTTAGTTACGACAACGCCAACCTGCTGTCTCAGCGAGTTGATGCACAAGGAGCAAGCACCCAGCGCACCACCACCCTTCTTTGGAACGATGCCTTGAGGTTGCCGCTGACTCGCTCCGTGGCCAACGCCAGCGGCACCGTCATCAGCTCCACCCAATGGGTCTACCACACCACCGGCCAAACCCTGGCTCGCTGCGACATCGATCCGACTAACAGTGCGGCATCAGGTTATAGCTGTAGTACGACGGGCACCGTCCCCGCTGGCGTGCGCCGCAGCACCTACACCTACTGCACCGCCGTCGACACCGTGCAGTGTCCGTTGGTCGGCTTGCTACTGACCGCCACCGGTCCGCGCACCGATCTCACCCAAACCACCACCTACCGCTACTACATGACCGGTAGCGCGACGAACTGCGGCACGCCGGGCGCGGCCTGCTACCAAGCCGGCGATCTGCACACCGTCACCGATGCCCTGGGCCACGTCACCACCCTCGCTTCCTACGATGCCGACGGCCGCATCACGCGCATCACCGACGCCAACGGCGTCAACACCGATATGACCTACACCCCGCGCGGCTGGCTCGCCTCGCGCACGGTCGGCGGCGCGACGACTAGCTTCACTTACATGCCCTACGGTGCCGTACAAACCGTCACCGATCCGGATGGCGTCACCACCACTTACGGCTACGACACCGCACATCGCCTCACCAAAATCACCGATGCGCTCGGCAACACCATCCAATACACCCTGGACGCCGCCGGCAACCAAACCGCCGAACAGGTCCATGACGCCACTGGCACCTTGCACAAAAGCCTCACCCGCAGCTTCAACACCTTGGGCCAGCTCACCACGGTGATGGATGGCCTCCACCACACCATCTTCGATGCAAGCGCCGGCACCAGCTACGACGCCAACGGCAACCTGGTGCAAAACAGTGACGGTTTAGGTATCCAGCGCCAGCAAGGCTACGACGCCCTCAACCGCCTGGTGCAGACAATCGACAACTACAACGGCAGCGATACCACCACCCAGAACACCACGACGGCGTATCACTACGACAGCTTGGATCGCCTCACCCAAGTCACCGATCCCAGCGGCCTCAACACCACCTATCACTACGACGGCCTGTCGGACGAGACGACACTCACCAGCCCCGATACCGGCGTCACCGCCAAGACCTATGACGCCGCCGGCAACGTGCTGACCGCCACCGATGCCAACGGCAATACCGTCACCTACACCTACGACGCCAACGACCGCCGCCTGAGCGCCAGCTACGCCGACAGCACCCAGAACATCAGCTACGCCTACGACGAACCCAACAGCGTCACGGGCTGCACCACGTCGTATCCCATCGGCCACCTGACGCGGGTGATCGAAAGCGCCGTCACCACGGCGTACTGCTACAACGCCCAGGGCTACGTGATCCAGAAGAGCCAGACGGTCGACGGCCACACGGATGTCACGGGCTACATCCGCAGCCCCGGCGGCAAGCTGCTGAGCATCACCCATCCCAGCGGCAACCAGGTGAGTTACAGCTACGATGCGGATGGCCACATCAGCGGCGTCACCGCCACCACCGCCAACGGCACCACCACCCTGGTCAGCAACGTCACCTATCTGCCGTTCGGACCGATCAGCGGCTACACGCTGGGCAACGGGCAAACGATCACGCGCAGCTACGACGCCAATTATCGGCTGACGGACCTCGTCGGCCCGGCGTTCACCTTGCACGTGGCGCGGGACGCGATGGGCCATATCACCGCGACCGGCAACAGCCCCGGCGCCAACCCGGCCACCGAGACGTACAGCTACGACCCGCTGTATCGCCTCACGGCCATCACGGAAGCCGATGGCAGCACGCTGGAGAGCGTGACGTATAACCCGACCGGGGATCGGTTGAGCAAGACGGGCAGCGGCCTGGCGACGGGGGCGTACAGCTACAACCCCAATACGCATCAGTTGATCGGCACGGGGAATGCGGCGCGAACGGTGGATGCCAACGGCAACACCACCGCGATCAACCAAGCTGGCAGCACGTATGGATTTGGTTACAACGCGCGTAACCGGATGGCGCTCGCCCAACTCAACCAGAGCACGGTTGCGAACTACGCCTATAACGCCGACGGTGAACGCGTAGCCAAGACGGCCGCAGGAACGACCGAACGCTACAGCTACAACGAGGATAGTCAGCTTTTAAACGAATACGGCACGACCAATCGCGACTACGTCTAG